A part of Syngnathoides biaculeatus isolate LvHL_M chromosome 21, ASM1980259v1, whole genome shotgun sequence genomic DNA contains:
- the ttc29 gene encoding tetratricopeptide repeat protein 29 isoform X3 — MEAAAGSSRLRRHKSRKSGQTPEKSAHCLSKEDIAKFINSRKQNICVGLLQHGFHRSFSELFLLLRLDRERREGAEINSALSLQTPLEEQHAKVESVGLHLSRAERAQRDGRWPAAYEQRLHLGAYFAAEREDLWLSLHFYHTCTQAREDGCTRHATEGRACLAELYLQQGQLEKARQQAELCVRMADEGGWLDSSGRPLPRRARESLWSICSRQADARIKAGEPDEALELLHRGYATATESENKNIEGEAAYQLGLAYYSVGDYDTSQQYLDTSMRICSTTEDFDGLGKAYKAVAKLCESKGNLSGTIRLLETLVDISRRNGLHHHLVDACLCLGNVYTNRRQYDQARESLLQGYSVACDIGDVTLVQKAQRRRGVQRAGRPLATAGLESGQGAP; from the exons ATGGAAGCGGCGGCGGGCAGCTCGAGGCTCAGGAGGCACAAAAGCAG GAAGTCCGGCCAAACTCCAGAAAAATCTGCACACTGTCTCTCCAAGGAAGATATTGCCAA GTTCATCAACAGTCGGAAGCAGAACATCTGCGTGGGCCTCCTTCAACATGGCTTCCACAG GTCGTTTTCGGAGCTCTTCCTGCTGCTGCGCCTGGACCGGGAGCGGCGGGAGGGGGCCGAGATCAACTCGGCTCTCAGCCTTCAGACGCCTCTGGAGGAGCAGCACGCCAAAGTGGAGAGCGTCGGCCTGCACCTGAGCCGCGCCGAGCGGGCCCAACGGGACG GTCGCTGGCCGGCGGCGTACGAGCAGCGTCTGCATCTGGGCGCCTACTTCGCGGCCGAGCGAGAGGACCTGTGGCTCAGCCTGCACTTCTACCACACCTGCACGCAGGCCCGGGAAGACGGCTGCACCAGACACGCCACGGAGGGCCGCGCGTGCTTGGCCGAGCTCTACCTGCAGCAAG GTCAGCTGGAAAAGGCGAGGCAGCAGGCGGAGCTGTGCGTGCGGATGGCCGACGAAGGCGGCTGGCTGGACTCGTCCGGCCGCCCGCTGCCCCGCCGAGCCCGCGAGAGCCTCTGGTCCATCTGCAGCCGGCAGGCGGACGCCCGCATCAaggccggcgagcccgacgagGCCCTCGAGCTGCTCCACCGCGGCTACGCCACTGCCACCGAAT ccgaaaacaaaaatattgaaggcGAGGCCGCGTACCAGCTGGGACTGGCGTACTACAGCGTCGGGGACTACGACACGTCCCAACAG TACCTGGACACCTCCATGCGCATCTGCAGCACCACGGAGGACTTTGACGGCCTGGGGAAGGCCTACAAGGCCGTGGCCAAGTTATGCGAAAG CAAAGGGAACCTGAGCGGCACCATTCGGCTTTTGGAGACGTTAGTGGACATCTCCCGTCGCAACGGCCTCcatcaccacctggtggacgCCTGCCTTTGCCTGGGCAACGTCTACACCAACAGG AGGCAGTACGATCAAGCTCGCGAGAGCCTGCTCCAGGGTTACAGCGTGGCGTGCGACATCGGAGACGTGACGCTGGTGCAGAAGGCTCAG CGGCGACGTGGAGTCCAGCGCGCCGGCCGCCCTCTCGCGACTGCTGGACTGGAAAGTGGCCAGGGGGCTCCGTGA
- the LOC133494560 gene encoding serine/threonine-protein kinase DCLK2-like isoform X1 codes for MELEHFDERDKVRRGRSPRAKRDDSGPGSRASSLVPSPAHSTNCSYYRTRTLQALTLEKRAKKVRFYRNGDRSFKGLAYAVSSDRFRSYDALLEELTRSLADNLHLPQGVRTIYTIDGAKKIGSMDELVEGECYVCASNQPYRKVDYTKISVPSWKPGAGSGPASAARVSAAAAGAAVGAGGSGRERPEGRESKDFIKPKLVTVIRSGVKPRKAVRILLNKKTAHSFEQVLADITEAIKLDSGAVKRLYTLDGKQLTCLQDFFGDDDVFMACGLEKFRYAQDDFVLTHGGKTAAFVHECRVKASRPAVSQKTSTPKTSSGSGVASTKASAKTSTQSRAPGSANEASGSQAPAKSSRLSLSPTSPGTRGGLKVSPRRSSSADANGASERTEDVAPEVNGNPTVSSTLISSKYSIGKVIGDGNFAVVKECVERSTGQEFALKVIDKARCCGKEHLIENEVAVLQRVRHPSIIQLIEVDETPSQLFLVMELVKGGDLFDAITSSAKYSERDASAMVYNLAGAIKYLHRMNIVHRDIKPENLLVCEYPDGTKSLKLGDFGLATVVEGPLYTVCGTPTYVAPEIIAETGYGLKVDIWAAGIITYILLCGFPPFRSENNVQEELFDQILRGKLEFPSPDWDPVSLPAKTLIGQMLQVNVDARFTADEVISHPWVTDDAPADSGNDDLGVTEKEPPGLETKQVPSPLV; via the exons ATGGAGCTGGAGCACTTTGACGAACGCGACAAAGTGCGCCGAGGGCGCTCCCCTCGGGCAAAACGGGACGACTCGGGCCCCGGCTCGCGGGCCAGCAGTCTGGTTCCGAGCCCGGCGCACAGCACCAACTGCAGCTACTACCGCACCCGCACTTTGCAGGCGCTTACCCTGGAGAAGCGCGCCAAGAAGGTGCGCTTCTACCGCAACGGGGACCGCTCCTTCAAGGGGCTGGCGTACGCCGTTTCCAGCGACCGCTTCCGCTCGTACGACGCCCTGCTGGAGGAGTTGACGCGCTCGCTGGCCGACAACCTCCACCTGCCGCAAGGGGTGCGGACCATCTACACCATCGACGGCGCGAAGAAGATCGGCAGCATGGACGAGCTGGTGGAAG GTGAGTGCTACGTTTGCGCCTCCAATCAGCCTTACCGTAAAGTGGACTACACCAAGATCTCCGTCCCAAGCTGGAAACCCGGCGCCGGGAGCGGCCCAGCGAGCGCAGCCAGGGTCTCCGCCGCAGCCGCCGGCGCCGCAGTCGGGGCCGGCGGGAGCGGCAGAGAGCGTCCCGAGGGCCGAGAGAGCAAAGACTTCATCAAGCCCAAGTTGGTGACGGTGATCCGAAGCGGTGTCAAACCCCGCAAGGCGGTGCGGATCCTCCTGAACAAGAAGACGGCTCACTCCTTCGAACAAGTACTGGCCGACATCACGGAGGCCATCAAGCTGGACTCGGGAGCGGTCAAGAGGTTGTACACTCTGGACGGAAAACAG CTGACCTGTCTCCAGGACTTCTTCGGAGACGACGACGTGTTCATGGCTTGCGGGCTGGAGAAATTTCGCTACGCTCAGGACGACTTTGTGCTGACCCACGGCGGCAAGACGGCGGCCTTCGTTCACG aGTGCCGAGTCAAAGCGTCCCGTCCCGCGGTCTCTCAGAAGACTTCGACTCCCAAGACTTCCAGTGGATCTGGTGTGGCCTCCACTAAGGCTTCAGCAAAAACTTCGACCCAGTCCAGAGCGCCAGGATCCG CCAATGAGGCGTCAGGATCGCAGGCCCCCGCAAAGTCGTCCAGGTTGAGCCTCTCCCCGACGAGTCCCGGGACACGCGGGGGCCTCAAG GTGTCTCCTCGCCGCTCGTCATCCGCGGACGCCAACGGTGCATCCGAGCGCACCGAGGACGTCGCTCCGGAAG TGAACGGAAACCCGACGGTGTCGTCGACGCTCATTAGCAGCAAGTACAGCATCGGGAAAGTCATCGGAGACGGAAACTTTGCGGTGGTGAAGGAGTGCGTCGAGAG GTCCACCGGGCAGGAATTCGCTCTGAAGGTCATCGACAAAGCTCGTTGCTGTGGGAAG GAGCACCTGATCGAGAACGAGGTGGCGGTCCTGCAGCGGGTTCGACACCCCAGCATCATCCAGCTCATCGAGGTGGACGAAACCCCGTCTCAACTTTTCCTGGTCATGGAGCTGGTCAAG GGTGGCGACCTGTTCGACGCCATCACGTCATCCGCCAAGTACAGCGAGCGCGACGCCAGCGCCATGGTGTACAACCTGGCCGGGGCCATCAAGTACCTGCACAGGATGAACATCGTGCACAGAGACATCAAGCCGGAGAACCTGCTG GTGTGCGAGTACCCGGACGGTACCAAGTCGCTCAAACTGGGGGACTTCGGTTTGGCCACGGTGGTGGAAGGGCCGCTCTACACCGTGTGCGGCACGCCGACCTACGTGGCGCCGGAAATCATCGCCGAGACCGG TTACGGATTGAAGGTGGACATCTGGGCGGCGGGCATCATCACCTACATCCTCCTTTGTGGTTTCCCACCGTTCAGAAG CGAGAACAACGTCCAGGAGGAGCTGTTCGATCAGATCCTCAGAGGCAAACTGGAGTTCCCGTCTCCAGACTGGGACCCCGTCAGCCTTCCCGCCAAG ACGCTGATCGGTCAGATGCTGCAGGTGAACGTGGACGCTCGCTTCACGGCAGACGAGGTGATCTCGCACCCGTGGGTGACG GACGACGCTCCCGCCGACTCCGGCAACGACGATCTCGGCGTGACGGAAAAGGAACCGCCGGGGCTGGAAACCAAGCAGGTTCCTTCGCCGCTAGTCTAA
- the LOC133494393 gene encoding LOW QUALITY PROTEIN: SH3 domain-containing protein 19-like (The sequence of the model RefSeq protein was modified relative to this genomic sequence to represent the inferred CDS: deleted 2 bases in 1 codon) — MAEARPEEDDESLRRDAREQVVRRQSSGSEGRAARRKPENRLSQGPLWSLREAIKKSTSRSSFTDLPRDRDRERDRNGEARGPVARRPQITILSAEPLPSPCWLAGTPGAFPPPPPPAAQIWGPTIPPSVQPPPSYDEVIREKTQEQAARASLSGPSGSHPAFRTTIATQTDPGSSSGAPVLKPQRQPIADSKIGSQSPPAPRSGPAPLPDPPDRPRARPRSRSTVNRVSDEVKVQTLVKLREDGLATLAARARSDVGKQDGSGGKYLQELLEAFSSDAWGVPEQRSDDSELSQSDEEDENGDMAALRARIQAFEQQQQQQQVALDESRGDPSTDAVAQRPGPRPRPRLQGQPSKGLPPAIAPKPKSLPKASAADSTDSPAEVLKPKPLLTTEPLPNHPLSAAPVPAPRVPLQKPTHPPTRPRPRPNLRPPPVAPRTSVGAPPPHEKAAASGQVTPTGPPRPCPEVSRGAQAHIQDTVNPAGPSLEANPAPSKAPAPGRAKPPSPVLKKADATTEPPLPPRPSSVKDLPPRPPAVKCVPARPPPPAAASRPRPQTHLGGHRASKRGPPLPPRPKPGHPLFPVHSKQEVLIVLEDPPPEPLPTAVMPLCGTTDCLLDLDVLLPEPGLDSCWQPATQKHAEPPPVSLRRYVALFDFEGADDDELSFSQGDAIDLLEPVDQQWGRGQIHGRVGLFPLSFARLADESPVTVTSSKQSEAGEWVVALFDFPGQTAEDLPFHKGAHIQVIEHVDSQWRRGRLAEREGLYPAAFTQSCQAPPIPRQNAEVRGAARALFAFTAERDDELTVKPGDIITHVESADEHWIVGVVGGKRGVVPKNYILLL; from the exons GTCGTGCTGCCAGGAGAAAGCCGGAGAACCGTCTCag CCAAGGCCCGCTTTGGTCCCTCAGAGAAGCCATCAAGAAAT CCACCAGCAGGTCCAGTTTTACTGACCTTCCACgggacagagacagagagagagacaggaacGGGGAGGCCAG GGGCCCCGTTGCCAGGCGACCGCAGATCACCATCTTGTCCGCCGAACCGCTTCCCTCACCTTGTTGGTTAGCCGGAACGCCTGGCGCGTtcccgccccctcctcctccgGCCGCGCAAATCTGGGGACCCACCATCCCGCCGTCCGTACAG CCTCCTCCGTCCTACGACGAGGTGATCCGGGAGAAGACGCAGGAGCAGGCTGCGCGCGCATCTTTGTCGGGTCCGTCAGGGTCTCATCCGGCTTTTAGAACCACCATTGCCACGCAAACAGACCCCGGATCCTCTTCTGGAGCGCCAG TACTCAAACCGCAGCGGCAACCCATCGCCGACAGTAAAATCGGTTCCCAGTCGCCCCCGGCTCCCCGCAGCGGCCCCGCGCCCCTCCCCGACCCGCCGGATCGGCCCAGGGCCCGCCCCCGATCCAGGTCGACCGTGAACCGCGTCAGCGATGAAGTCAAAGTTCAGACTTTGGTGAAACTGCGAGAAGACGGCTTGGCTACGCTGGCCGCCCGCGCTCGCAGTGACGTCGGCAAACAGGACGGGAGCGGGGGGAAATACCTTCAGGAGCTTCTGGAGGCCTTCAGCTCCGACGCCTGGGGTGTCCCCGAGCAGCGGAGTGACGACAGTGAGCTCAGCCAAtcggacgaggaggacgagaaCGGGGACATGGCGGCCCTCAGGGCGAGGATCCAAGCCtttgagcagcagcagcagcagcaacaggtgGCGCTTGACGAGAGCCGTGGCGACCCGAGCACCGATGCAGTCGCCCAGAGACCCGGACCTCGGCCCCGCCCTCGTCTCCAAGGGCAACCTTCCAAAGGTCTTCCTCCCGCGATCGCTCCTAAACCCAAAAGCCTCCCAAAAGCATCCGCTGCGGACTCCACCGATAGCCCGGCTGAGGTCCTGAAGCCCAAACCGCTGCTGACCACAGAGCCCCTCCCGAATCACCCCCTCTCCGCCGCGCCTGTCCCGGCCCCCAGGGTCCCGCTGCAGAAACCCACCCATCCCCCAACGAGACCCCGACCTCGACCAAATCTCCGTCCA CCACCAGTGGCCCCACGAACGAGCGTGGGCGCGCCACCGCCGCACGAGAAGGCGGCCGCGTCCGGACAAGTGACCCCGACGGGGCCCCCCAGGCCTTGCCCGGAGGTCAGCAGGGGGGCACAAGCACACATTCAGGATACTGTGAACCCCGCGG GACCCTCTCTGGAAGCAAATCCAGCCCCTTCCAAGGCTCCTGCTCCCGGCCGCGCCAAGCCGCCATCCCCCGTCCTAAAAAAGGCCGACGCTACGACTGAGCCGCCCCTCCCCCCGAG GCCCTCAAGCGTGAAGGACCTCCCCCCCAGACCACCGGCGGTCAAATGCGTCCCCGCCcgaccgccgccgccggcggCGGCGAGCCGGCCTCGGCCGCAGACGCACTTGGGCGGTCACAGAGCGTCGAAGAGAGGGCCCCCTCTGCCCCCTCGGCCTAAGCCCGGACATCCCCTCTTTCCCGTCCACTCG AAACAGGAAGTCCTCATCGTCCTGGAGGACCCGCCGCCGGAGCCTCTGCCGACCGCCGTTATGCCCCTTTGTGGCACGACGGACTGTCTTCTGGATCTGGACGTGCTGCTCCCGGAACCCGGCTTGGACTCCTGCTGGCAG CCGGCCACGCAGAAACACGCCGAGCCGCCTCCCGTCAG CCTCCGCCGCTACGTGGCCTTGTTTGACTTTGAGGGAGCGGACGACGACGAGCTCAGCTTCTCCCAGGGAGACGCAATCGACCTCCTGGAACCCGTCGACCAACAGTGGGGCCGTGGCCAAATTCACGGACGCGTGGGACTCTTCCCGCTGAGCTTTGCCCGACTCGCCGACGAAAGTCCCG tcacTGTGACATCCTCAAAACAATCTGAG GCGGGCGAATGGGTAGTGGCGCTCTTCGACTTTCCCGGACAGACCGCAGAGGATCTCCCCTTCCACAAGGGGGCGCACATCCAAGTGATCGAACACGTGGATTCCCAATGGAGGAGGGGCCGACTGGCCGAGAGGGAGGGGCTGTACCCCGCCGCGTTCACGCAGTCCTGCCAGG CTCCGCCGATCCCGCGGCAGAATGCGGAAGTGAGGGGCGCGGCCAGAGCGTTATTCGCCTTCACGGCCGAGCGCGACGACGAACTGACGGTGAAG CCCGGCGACATCATCACGCACGTGGAGTCTGCGGATGAGCACTGGATTGTGGGAGTCGTCGGCGGTAAGCGGGGAGTTGTGcccaaaaactacattttgcttCTTTGA
- the ttc29 gene encoding tetratricopeptide repeat protein 29 isoform X2: protein MEAAAGSSRLRRHKSRKSGQTPEKSAHCLSKEDIAKFINSRKQNICVGLLQHGFHRSFSELFLLLRLDRERREGAEINSALSLQTPLEEQHAKVESVGLHLSRAERAQRDGRWPAAYEQRLHLGAYFAAEREDLWLSLHFYHTCTQAREDGCTRHATEGRACLAELYLQQGQLEKARQQAELCVRMADEGGWLDSSGRPLPRRARESLWSICSRQADARIKAGEPDEALELLHRGYATATESENKNIEGEAAYQLGLAYYSVGDYDTSQQYLDTSMRICSTTEDFDGLGKAYKAVAKLCESKGNLSGTIRLLETLVDISRRNGLHHHLVDACLCLGNVYTNRRQYDQARESLLQGYSVACDIGDVTLVQKAQVSLASAHTRCIVGKYSGDVESSAPAALSRLLDWKVARGLRDHSDSDNGGVCDY, encoded by the exons ATGGAAGCGGCGGCGGGCAGCTCGAGGCTCAGGAGGCACAAAAGCAG GAAGTCCGGCCAAACTCCAGAAAAATCTGCACACTGTCTCTCCAAGGAAGATATTGCCAA GTTCATCAACAGTCGGAAGCAGAACATCTGCGTGGGCCTCCTTCAACATGGCTTCCACAG GTCGTTTTCGGAGCTCTTCCTGCTGCTGCGCCTGGACCGGGAGCGGCGGGAGGGGGCCGAGATCAACTCGGCTCTCAGCCTTCAGACGCCTCTGGAGGAGCAGCACGCCAAAGTGGAGAGCGTCGGCCTGCACCTGAGCCGCGCCGAGCGGGCCCAACGGGACG GTCGCTGGCCGGCGGCGTACGAGCAGCGTCTGCATCTGGGCGCCTACTTCGCGGCCGAGCGAGAGGACCTGTGGCTCAGCCTGCACTTCTACCACACCTGCACGCAGGCCCGGGAAGACGGCTGCACCAGACACGCCACGGAGGGCCGCGCGTGCTTGGCCGAGCTCTACCTGCAGCAAG GTCAGCTGGAAAAGGCGAGGCAGCAGGCGGAGCTGTGCGTGCGGATGGCCGACGAAGGCGGCTGGCTGGACTCGTCCGGCCGCCCGCTGCCCCGCCGAGCCCGCGAGAGCCTCTGGTCCATCTGCAGCCGGCAGGCGGACGCCCGCATCAaggccggcgagcccgacgagGCCCTCGAGCTGCTCCACCGCGGCTACGCCACTGCCACCGAAT ccgaaaacaaaaatattgaaggcGAGGCCGCGTACCAGCTGGGACTGGCGTACTACAGCGTCGGGGACTACGACACGTCCCAACAG TACCTGGACACCTCCATGCGCATCTGCAGCACCACGGAGGACTTTGACGGCCTGGGGAAGGCCTACAAGGCCGTGGCCAAGTTATGCGAAAG CAAAGGGAACCTGAGCGGCACCATTCGGCTTTTGGAGACGTTAGTGGACATCTCCCGTCGCAACGGCCTCcatcaccacctggtggacgCCTGCCTTTGCCTGGGCAACGTCTACACCAACAGG AGGCAGTACGATCAAGCTCGCGAGAGCCTGCTCCAGGGTTACAGCGTGGCGTGCGACATCGGAGACGTGACGCTGGTGCAGAAGGCTCAG GTGTCGCTGGCCAGCGCTCACACCCGTTGCATTGTGGGGAAGTACAGCGGCGACGTGGAGTCCAGCGCGCCGGCCGCCCTCTCGCGACTGCTGGACTGGAAAGTGGCCAGGGGGCTCCGTGACCACAGCGACAGCGACAACGGCGGCGTCTGCGACTATTAG
- the ttc29 gene encoding tetratricopeptide repeat protein 29 isoform X1 yields MEAAAGSSRLRRHKSRKSGQTPEKSAHCLSKEDIAKFINSRKQNICVGLLQHGFHRSFSELFLLLRLDRERREGAEINSALSLQTPLEEQHAKVESVGLHLSRAERAQRDGRWPAAYEQRLHLGAYFAAEREDLWLSLHFYHTCTQAREDGCTRHATEGRACLAELYLQQGQLEKARQQAELCVRMADEGGWLDSSGRPLPRRARESLWSICSRQADARIKAGEPDEALELLHRGYATATESENKNIEGEAAYQLGLAYYSVGDYDTSQQYLDTSMRICSTTEDFDGLGKAYKAVAKLCESKGNLSGTIRLLETLVDISRRNGLHHHLVDACLCLGNVYTNRRQYDQARESLLQGYSVACDIGDVTLVQKAQVRRRPFSRWPLDAPHRAAPSAPARCRWPALTPVALWGSTAATWSPARRPPSRDCWTGKWPGGSVTTATATTAASATIRRHANVSGRRGSRGAFPRLQRIKPLRLIQVQIRLGGFFSHLSDFQSIIIARDRS; encoded by the exons ATGGAAGCGGCGGCGGGCAGCTCGAGGCTCAGGAGGCACAAAAGCAG GAAGTCCGGCCAAACTCCAGAAAAATCTGCACACTGTCTCTCCAAGGAAGATATTGCCAA GTTCATCAACAGTCGGAAGCAGAACATCTGCGTGGGCCTCCTTCAACATGGCTTCCACAG GTCGTTTTCGGAGCTCTTCCTGCTGCTGCGCCTGGACCGGGAGCGGCGGGAGGGGGCCGAGATCAACTCGGCTCTCAGCCTTCAGACGCCTCTGGAGGAGCAGCACGCCAAAGTGGAGAGCGTCGGCCTGCACCTGAGCCGCGCCGAGCGGGCCCAACGGGACG GTCGCTGGCCGGCGGCGTACGAGCAGCGTCTGCATCTGGGCGCCTACTTCGCGGCCGAGCGAGAGGACCTGTGGCTCAGCCTGCACTTCTACCACACCTGCACGCAGGCCCGGGAAGACGGCTGCACCAGACACGCCACGGAGGGCCGCGCGTGCTTGGCCGAGCTCTACCTGCAGCAAG GTCAGCTGGAAAAGGCGAGGCAGCAGGCGGAGCTGTGCGTGCGGATGGCCGACGAAGGCGGCTGGCTGGACTCGTCCGGCCGCCCGCTGCCCCGCCGAGCCCGCGAGAGCCTCTGGTCCATCTGCAGCCGGCAGGCGGACGCCCGCATCAaggccggcgagcccgacgagGCCCTCGAGCTGCTCCACCGCGGCTACGCCACTGCCACCGAAT ccgaaaacaaaaatattgaaggcGAGGCCGCGTACCAGCTGGGACTGGCGTACTACAGCGTCGGGGACTACGACACGTCCCAACAG TACCTGGACACCTCCATGCGCATCTGCAGCACCACGGAGGACTTTGACGGCCTGGGGAAGGCCTACAAGGCCGTGGCCAAGTTATGCGAAAG CAAAGGGAACCTGAGCGGCACCATTCGGCTTTTGGAGACGTTAGTGGACATCTCCCGTCGCAACGGCCTCcatcaccacctggtggacgCCTGCCTTTGCCTGGGCAACGTCTACACCAACAGG AGGCAGTACGATCAAGCTCGCGAGAGCCTGCTCCAGGGTTACAGCGTGGCGTGCGACATCGGAGACGTGACGCTGGTGCAGAAGGCTCAGGTACGTCGGCGACCTTTCTCCCGGTGGCCTCTTGACGCGCCGCACCGGGCGGCTCCTTCTGCGCCCGCCAGGTGTCGCTGGCCAGCGCTCACACCCGTTGCATTGTGGGGAAGTACAGCGGCGACGTGGAGTCCAGCGCGCCGGCCGCCCTCTCGCGACTGCTGGACTGGAAAGTGGCCAGGGGGCTCCGTGACCACAGCGACAGCGACAACGGCGGCGTCTGCGACTATTAGACGCCACGCAAACGTCAGCGGTCGAAGGGGCTCGAGAGGAGCATTTCCACGTCTGCAAAGAATAAAACCTTTGCGACTCATTCAAGTACAAATTAGACTTGGAGGCTTTTTCTCACATTTGAGTGATTTTCAAAGTATAATTATTGCTCGGGATAGGAGTTAG
- the LOC133494560 gene encoding serine/threonine-protein kinase DCLK2-like isoform X2, which produces MELEHFDERDKVRRGRSPRAKRDDSGPGSRASSLVPSPAHSTNCSYYRTRTLQALTLEKRAKKVRFYRNGDRSFKGLAYAVSSDRFRSYDALLEELTRSLADNLHLPQGVRTIYTIDGAKKIGSMDELVEGECYVCASNQPYRKVDYTKISVPSWKPGAGSGPASAARVSAAAAGAAVGAGGSGRERPEGRESKDFIKPKLVTVIRSGVKPRKAVRILLNKKTAHSFEQVLADITEAIKLDSGAVKRLYTLDGKQLTCLQDFFGDDDVFMACGLEKFRYAQDDFVLTHGGKTAAFVHECRVKASRPAVSQKTSTPKTSSGSGVASTKASAKTSTQSRAPGSANEASGSQAPAKSSRLSLSPTSPGTRGGLKVSPRRSSSADANGASERTEDVAPEVNGNPTVSSTLISSKYSIGKVIGDGNFAVVKECVERSTGQEFALKVIDKARCCGKEHLIENEVAVLQRVRHPSIIQLIEVDETPSQLFLVMELVKGGDLFDAITSSAKYSERDASAMVYNLAGAIKYLHRMNIVHRDIKPENLLVCEYPDGTKSLKLGDFGLATVVEGPLYTVCGTPTYVAPEIIAETGYGLKVDIWAAGIITYILLCGFPPFRSENNVQEELFDQILRGKLEFPSPDWDPVSLPAKTLIGQMLQVNVDARFTADEDDAPADSGNDDLGVTEKEPPGLETKQVPSPLV; this is translated from the exons ATGGAGCTGGAGCACTTTGACGAACGCGACAAAGTGCGCCGAGGGCGCTCCCCTCGGGCAAAACGGGACGACTCGGGCCCCGGCTCGCGGGCCAGCAGTCTGGTTCCGAGCCCGGCGCACAGCACCAACTGCAGCTACTACCGCACCCGCACTTTGCAGGCGCTTACCCTGGAGAAGCGCGCCAAGAAGGTGCGCTTCTACCGCAACGGGGACCGCTCCTTCAAGGGGCTGGCGTACGCCGTTTCCAGCGACCGCTTCCGCTCGTACGACGCCCTGCTGGAGGAGTTGACGCGCTCGCTGGCCGACAACCTCCACCTGCCGCAAGGGGTGCGGACCATCTACACCATCGACGGCGCGAAGAAGATCGGCAGCATGGACGAGCTGGTGGAAG GTGAGTGCTACGTTTGCGCCTCCAATCAGCCTTACCGTAAAGTGGACTACACCAAGATCTCCGTCCCAAGCTGGAAACCCGGCGCCGGGAGCGGCCCAGCGAGCGCAGCCAGGGTCTCCGCCGCAGCCGCCGGCGCCGCAGTCGGGGCCGGCGGGAGCGGCAGAGAGCGTCCCGAGGGCCGAGAGAGCAAAGACTTCATCAAGCCCAAGTTGGTGACGGTGATCCGAAGCGGTGTCAAACCCCGCAAGGCGGTGCGGATCCTCCTGAACAAGAAGACGGCTCACTCCTTCGAACAAGTACTGGCCGACATCACGGAGGCCATCAAGCTGGACTCGGGAGCGGTCAAGAGGTTGTACACTCTGGACGGAAAACAG CTGACCTGTCTCCAGGACTTCTTCGGAGACGACGACGTGTTCATGGCTTGCGGGCTGGAGAAATTTCGCTACGCTCAGGACGACTTTGTGCTGACCCACGGCGGCAAGACGGCGGCCTTCGTTCACG aGTGCCGAGTCAAAGCGTCCCGTCCCGCGGTCTCTCAGAAGACTTCGACTCCCAAGACTTCCAGTGGATCTGGTGTGGCCTCCACTAAGGCTTCAGCAAAAACTTCGACCCAGTCCAGAGCGCCAGGATCCG CCAATGAGGCGTCAGGATCGCAGGCCCCCGCAAAGTCGTCCAGGTTGAGCCTCTCCCCGACGAGTCCCGGGACACGCGGGGGCCTCAAG GTGTCTCCTCGCCGCTCGTCATCCGCGGACGCCAACGGTGCATCCGAGCGCACCGAGGACGTCGCTCCGGAAG TGAACGGAAACCCGACGGTGTCGTCGACGCTCATTAGCAGCAAGTACAGCATCGGGAAAGTCATCGGAGACGGAAACTTTGCGGTGGTGAAGGAGTGCGTCGAGAG GTCCACCGGGCAGGAATTCGCTCTGAAGGTCATCGACAAAGCTCGTTGCTGTGGGAAG GAGCACCTGATCGAGAACGAGGTGGCGGTCCTGCAGCGGGTTCGACACCCCAGCATCATCCAGCTCATCGAGGTGGACGAAACCCCGTCTCAACTTTTCCTGGTCATGGAGCTGGTCAAG GGTGGCGACCTGTTCGACGCCATCACGTCATCCGCCAAGTACAGCGAGCGCGACGCCAGCGCCATGGTGTACAACCTGGCCGGGGCCATCAAGTACCTGCACAGGATGAACATCGTGCACAGAGACATCAAGCCGGAGAACCTGCTG GTGTGCGAGTACCCGGACGGTACCAAGTCGCTCAAACTGGGGGACTTCGGTTTGGCCACGGTGGTGGAAGGGCCGCTCTACACCGTGTGCGGCACGCCGACCTACGTGGCGCCGGAAATCATCGCCGAGACCGG TTACGGATTGAAGGTGGACATCTGGGCGGCGGGCATCATCACCTACATCCTCCTTTGTGGTTTCCCACCGTTCAGAAG CGAGAACAACGTCCAGGAGGAGCTGTTCGATCAGATCCTCAGAGGCAAACTGGAGTTCCCGTCTCCAGACTGGGACCCCGTCAGCCTTCCCGCCAAG ACGCTGATCGGTCAGATGCTGCAGGTGAACGTGGACGCTCGCTTCACGGCAGACGAG GACGACGCTCCCGCCGACTCCGGCAACGACGATCTCGGCGTGACGGAAAAGGAACCGCCGGGGCTGGAAACCAAGCAGGTTCCTTCGCCGCTAGTCTAA